In the genome of Leeuwenhoekiella sp. MAR_2009_132, one region contains:
- a CDS encoding thioredoxin family protein, protein MSKFGALIDLQIPVLLDFYTEWNEQSTTMHAILRDVAAALGDKVKVVKIDVDKNPELAEALRIKGLPTLVIYKKGEMKWRQSGELDANSLISIVQKFV, encoded by the coding sequence ATGTCAAAATTTGGAGCACTCATTGATTTGCAAATTCCGGTATTGCTTGATTTTTATACAGAATGGAATGAACAATCAACTACAATGCATGCAATCTTGCGTGATGTTGCGGCGGCACTAGGCGATAAAGTTAAAGTTGTAAAAATAGATGTAGATAAAAATCCAGAACTTGCCGAAGCTTTGCGAATTAAAGGACTTCCTACATTAGTTATTTATAAGAAAGGGGAGATGAAATGGCGTCAAAGCGGGGAACTTGATGCTAACTCTTTAATTTCGATTGTGCAAAAATTTGTTTAA
- a CDS encoding polysaccharide deacetylase family protein: MFEEFNLPVKTPKLVKRLYSKYIWDKIIANDSQKDIYLTFDDGPIPEVTPWVIDTLKAYNAKATFFCIGENVFKNPTTFEYLKNSGNSIGNHTYNHLNGWKTETTTYISNFLKAEAVMESKLSAIQKIFRPPYGKIKKNQAENLIARGYDIIMYDVIARDWDPNITKELCLKNVLKNSVNGSIVVFHDSLKAERNLRYTLPKVLKHFSELGYEFKGL; this comes from the coding sequence ATGTTTGAAGAATTTAACTTACCGGTAAAGACGCCTAAATTAGTTAAGCGTCTTTACAGTAAGTACATATGGGATAAAATAATTGCGAATGACTCTCAAAAAGATATTTACCTCACTTTTGATGATGGCCCCATACCAGAGGTTACTCCATGGGTAATAGACACTCTTAAAGCGTATAACGCTAAGGCCACTTTTTTCTGTATAGGTGAAAATGTTTTTAAGAATCCTACCACTTTTGAATACTTAAAGAATAGTGGTAATAGCATAGGTAATCACACCTACAATCATCTCAACGGCTGGAAAACAGAAACAACCACCTATATTTCTAATTTCTTAAAAGCGGAAGCGGTAATGGAATCTAAGCTTTCAGCAATTCAAAAAATCTTTAGACCTCCCTATGGGAAAATAAAGAAAAATCAAGCTGAAAATTTGATTGCTAGAGGTTACGACATTATTATGTATGATGTTATAGCCCGCGATTGGGACCCTAACATCACAAAAGAGCTGTGCTTAAAAAATGTTTTAAAAAACTCAGTAAATGGTAGTATTGTCGTTTTTCATGACAGCCTTAAAGCAGAAAGAAATCTGCGATATACACTTCCCAAAGTATTAAAGCATTTTTCTGAATTAGGATATGAGTTTAAAGGTCTTTAA